A section of the Asticcacaulis sp. EMRT-3 genome encodes:
- a CDS encoding cytochrome b/b6 domain-containing protein encodes MNTEKHHPSLAVWDLPTRLFHWLLVALVLLAWRTAETRDMSLHRMAGSAVAGLLVFRLWWGLFGSSTARFSQFLKGPRAVRAYARGLWSSRKSPSVGHNPMGGWSVAALLTCLLAMIGFGLFAVDTDGLESGPFANLVSFDQGRLASHLHAFAFDALEILVCLHLLAIAVYHLFKRQNLIGAMITGHIRTEGEPMRRGSVLMLVIGTSLGLIVTAALIHLSGDA; translated from the coding sequence GTGAACACAGAGAAACACCACCCGTCGCTGGCGGTCTGGGATCTGCCGACGCGGCTTTTCCACTGGCTGCTGGTCGCCCTTGTACTGCTGGCCTGGCGCACCGCCGAAACCCGCGATATGAGCCTGCACCGCATGGCCGGATCGGCTGTGGCAGGCCTTCTGGTCTTTCGGCTGTGGTGGGGCCTGTTCGGCAGCTCGACCGCGCGGTTTTCGCAGTTTCTGAAAGGTCCGCGCGCTGTACGCGCTTATGCGCGCGGCCTGTGGTCATCGCGCAAAAGCCCCTCTGTCGGCCATAATCCGATGGGTGGGTGGAGCGTAGCGGCTTTGCTCACCTGCCTGCTGGCCATGATCGGTTTTGGTCTGTTCGCCGTCGATACGGACGGTTTGGAATCGGGGCCGTTTGCCAATCTGGTCAGCTTCGATCAGGGTCGGCTGGCCTCGCACCTGCACGCTTTTGCCTTCGATGCCCTGGAAATTCTGGTCTGCCTGCACCTGCTGGCCATCGCCGTCTATCATCTGTTCAAGCGCCAGAACCTTATCGGCGCCATGATCACGGGGCATATCCGCACCGAAGGCGAGCCCATGCGGCGCGGCTCTGTCCTGATGCTCGTCATCGGCACCTCGCTGGGCCTGATCGTGACCGCAGCCCTGATCCATCTCAGCGGTGATGCCTGA
- the asnB gene encoding asparagine synthase (glutamine-hydrolyzing) — MSVRRSMCGIAGIMMRDGQVADSGTLKKMAAALVHRGPDGAGIFCHGTVGLLNTRLAIVDIDHGQQPFIADDGTVLVANGEIYNDPDIRESLPQAGFKSGSDCESALHLYEKYGLGFTRHLRGMYALALFDARKQALVLARDPYGIKQLYYVMTPAFFAFASEPQALIAAGLAGRSLVPRVRAEMLQLQFTTGTTTVFADIQRLLPGETLVIDNAAIVHQERRRPHTRRATRPVPLSYETAYRQLDQHLQDSVRLHMRSDAPVGLFLSGGIDSSALLTVMSRLDSRPVVALTATFPGAGSKNERSVAEALARGAGADHHCVDMAAADFFNHAPHLASALDDPTADSSALPLFLLARAARKDGLKVVLSGDGADELFGGYRRYRRAAWFFGLWRQKTRTRGVFSSLMPADSLPAWRTGLAQSEKAESVPAISAMQTLQAIDCAEWLPNNLLLKLDRCLMAHGIEGRTPFLDPVLSPFAYDLPETLKVRNGLGKWLLRDWVARNAPGSDPWSKKQGFIPPVGQWIDQYKSRIEPLLLNHPAIAELSLQAAVRRIYAAPLRHPQAAWSLLFYTLWHNRHVLGVTARGSIDEVLDAARLAA; from the coding sequence ATGAGTGTGAGACGATCCATGTGTGGAATTGCCGGTATTATGATGCGCGACGGACAGGTTGCGGATTCCGGAACTCTCAAAAAGATGGCGGCCGCTCTTGTTCATCGCGGTCCGGACGGTGCCGGGATTTTTTGTCATGGCACGGTTGGGCTGCTCAATACGCGGCTGGCCATTGTCGATATCGACCATGGCCAGCAACCCTTCATTGCGGATGATGGTACAGTTCTTGTCGCCAATGGCGAAATCTATAATGATCCCGATATACGCGAAAGTTTGCCACAGGCCGGGTTTAAGTCCGGATCGGACTGTGAATCGGCTCTGCATCTTTATGAAAAATATGGGCTTGGTTTCACCCGTCATCTTCGCGGAATGTATGCCCTGGCCCTGTTCGACGCCCGCAAACAGGCACTGGTTCTGGCCCGCGACCCGTATGGTATTAAACAGCTCTACTATGTGATGACGCCGGCCTTCTTTGCCTTCGCTTCTGAACCTCAGGCCCTGATTGCCGCCGGACTGGCCGGCAGGAGCCTGGTGCCGCGCGTAAGGGCGGAAATGCTTCAGCTTCAGTTTACGACCGGGACAACCACCGTGTTTGCCGATATACAACGCTTGCTGCCCGGTGAGACACTGGTGATCGACAATGCTGCCATTGTTCACCAGGAGCGCCGCAGACCCCATACCCGGCGCGCCACCCGGCCTGTGCCTCTGAGCTATGAAACGGCCTATCGCCAGCTTGATCAGCATTTGCAGGACAGCGTGCGTCTTCATATGCGCTCGGATGCGCCTGTGGGGCTGTTCCTGTCCGGCGGGATCGATTCCTCGGCCCTGCTGACTGTGATGTCGCGCCTCGATTCACGCCCTGTCGTGGCCTTGACGGCCACATTTCCCGGCGCGGGTTCGAAAAACGAGCGATCCGTGGCCGAGGCCCTGGCCCGGGGAGCGGGTGCCGACCATCACTGTGTCGATATGGCGGCAGCGGACTTTTTCAACCACGCGCCCCATCTGGCGTCTGCCCTTGACGATCCGACCGCCGATTCTTCGGCCCTGCCGCTGTTCCTGCTGGCCAGGGCGGCACGCAAAGACGGCCTGAAGGTGGTACTGAGCGGCGACGGAGCGGATGAACTGTTCGGCGGATACAGGCGCTATCGCCGCGCAGCCTGGTTCTTTGGCCTGTGGCGGCAAAAAACCCGCACACGCGGTGTGTTTTCGTCACTTATGCCCGCCGACAGCCTGCCGGCCTGGCGCACGGGTCTGGCGCAGAGTGAAAAAGCCGAATCCGTGCCCGCGATTTCCGCCATGCAAACCTTGCAGGCGATCGATTGCGCAGAATGGCTGCCCAATAATCTGCTGCTGAAACTGGATCGCTGCCTGATGGCGCATGGTATCGAGGGGCGTACGCCCTTTCTTGATCCCGTGCTGTCGCCCTTCGCCTATGATTTGCCGGAGACGCTCAAGGTGCGCAACGGGCTGGGCAAATGGCTGCTGCGCGACTGGGTGGCGCGCAATGCGCCCGGTTCCGATCCCTGGTCGAAAAAACAGGGCTTCATACCGCCAGTCGGGCAATGGATCGATCAGTACAAGAGTCGCATCGAACCGCTGCTGCTGAACCATCCGGCCATTGCCGAACTGTCGCTTCAGGCCGCCGTGCGGCGCATTTACGCGGCACCTTTGCGTCATCCGCAAGCCGCCTGGAGCCTGCTCTTCTACACCTTGTGGCACAACCGGCATGTGCTGGGGGTGACGGCGCGCGGCAGCATAGATGAGGTGCTGGACGCGGCCCGTCTGGCGGCCTGA
- a CDS encoding glycosyltransferase family 2 protein, which produces MKISLSICIICKNEEDRIGACLDSVQGLSDDVVVVDSGSTDTTTDIARAAGARVFHNPWSGYGPQKRFSEDMARHSWILNLDADEVLSPAIAREIRTLLEKPPQFVAYRLKIMTIYPDKTAPRLWADYNNYVRLYDRRQVRFRESPVHDTVDTGLHKVGQLQGQVLHFSARSYAHIRQKLAAYTDLQARTLRKSRLYIALRLPFEYPATFFRYYIMRRHVTGGWDGILSSHLAAEARFGRLLKMWAYKASA; this is translated from the coding sequence ATGAAAATTTCTCTAAGTATCTGTATAATATGTAAAAATGAAGAAGACCGGATCGGCGCATGTCTGGATTCCGTCCAAGGACTTTCGGACGACGTGGTCGTGGTGGACAGCGGATCGACCGATACGACCACCGATATAGCCAGAGCAGCGGGCGCGCGGGTTTTTCACAATCCCTGGTCGGGCTATGGGCCGCAGAAGCGTTTCAGCGAGGATATGGCCAGGCATAGCTGGATTTTAAATCTCGATGCGGATGAGGTCTTAAGCCCGGCTATCGCCCGTGAGATCCGCACCCTGTTGGAAAAGCCACCGCAATTTGTCGCCTACAGGCTCAAAATCATGACCATTTACCCGGACAAGACGGCGCCGCGTCTGTGGGCGGATTATAATAATTATGTCCGCCTGTATGACCGAAGACAGGTGCGCTTTCGTGAAAGCCCTGTTCATGACACTGTGGATACCGGCTTACATAAAGTCGGCCAGCTTCAGGGGCAGGTACTGCATTTTTCGGCGCGTTCCTATGCCCATATACGCCAGAAGCTCGCCGCCTATACCGACCTTCAGGCCAGGACGCTCAGGAAGTCACGCCTGTATATCGCCCTGCGCCTGCCGTTTGAATATCCGGCGACCTTTTTCCGCTATTATATTATGCGCAGGCACGTGACCGGCGGATGGGACGGTATACTCAGTTCGCACCTGGCCGCCGAG